One window of the Caminibacter pacificus genome contains the following:
- a CDS encoding MutS-related protein, with product MDINKLLNSKKLLTEIYFELQKYYDSLYPNAVVLMEVGTFFETYEADGIGKAREIANVLNIQLTKKNKSIPEINVKNPLMAGFPNHALDRYLEKLIDENKYTIVLIKQKGTPPNVKRYLSEIISPGVNIEYSKSAENYVTSIIIEKYNAYHVGFANIDLNTGKSYIYENYSTKDDPTFALDELFRLLQTYKSNEIILTLKNVDCDEIVNYLELEGKNIIINKARMKIDYQNELFKQVYNIQSLLSPIEVMNLEKYPLITESLAILLEFVIAHNKELLNKLKLPEMIEDDKFVYLGNNPIKQLEINKVLKLIDKTKTPMGRRLIKERLYNPIHDKDELERRYKSVEYMLKRYKEFEEFIRDIYDIEKLNRKIKIKKLHPFEINFLLTSLKSSEKIYTKLRRKTTKIDNFIEYLQNTFDTDKLGVKFEDIKESFFKKGVDRELDELVKERDYYLKELLKIKEKIESLGDVKVECGVLDKEGHYFSLTKNRFNLIKQRFLDTFMEIDNKKIFFSDFNIKQLTNSVKITGGIIDELSEKILALEAKIVTATSKLFLKTLEEIEKKFDFLDELAREIAKIDVAISSAKVAKTYNYFKPTLNEKRVFKNLRHPLIEVNQENGVYVPNDVDFSEYDGMLLYGINSSGKSSLMKSVGIAVFLAQSGFFVPGEIELNPYRGIFTRIEAKDNLSKGLSTFAVEMLELKNIFNRANKDSLVLGDEIAHGTETLSALSIVASAVIKLAKKKINFVFATHLHQLMDLEEIKSLPNVVAKHLEVWFDGEKLIYDRKLKDGSGSSVYGLEFAKSIYMDEEFLKTAENIRKKLSEEYSALELLIKKKRSRYNKNLYVTTCAICGKVVEDVHHIVEKEKAKEGFVGHMNINHKYNLIPLCKKHHKMVHEGKIRITGFVTTSKGIELHWEEVD from the coding sequence ATGGATATTAATAAGCTTCTTAATTCAAAAAAACTTCTAACTGAAATCTATTTCGAGCTTCAAAAATATTACGACAGCCTCTATCCGAATGCGGTAGTTTTGATGGAGGTGGGGACTTTTTTCGAGACGTACGAAGCGGACGGAATCGGAAAAGCCAGAGAAATAGCAAACGTACTTAATATTCAGCTTACCAAAAAAAATAAATCAATCCCGGAAATTAATGTAAAAAATCCTCTAATGGCCGGGTTTCCGAATCACGCTCTTGATAGGTATCTCGAAAAATTAATAGACGAAAACAAATACACTATCGTTCTTATAAAGCAAAAAGGAACGCCTCCTAACGTCAAAAGATATCTTAGCGAGATAATATCTCCAGGAGTCAATATCGAATATTCAAAATCCGCGGAAAATTACGTAACAAGCATTATCATCGAAAAATATAACGCATATCACGTAGGATTTGCAAATATAGACCTAAACACCGGGAAAAGCTACATCTACGAAAACTACTCCACAAAAGACGACCCGACTTTTGCTTTGGACGAACTTTTTAGGCTTCTTCAAACATACAAAAGCAACGAAATTATTCTTACTTTAAAAAATGTGGACTGCGATGAAATTGTGAATTATTTGGAACTTGAAGGCAAAAATATTATCATCAATAAAGCGCGTATGAAAATCGATTATCAAAACGAGCTTTTCAAACAGGTTTATAATATTCAAAGTCTTTTAAGCCCTATTGAAGTGATGAATCTTGAAAAATATCCTTTAATTACCGAATCTCTTGCTATTTTGCTTGAATTTGTAATAGCTCACAATAAAGAGCTTCTCAATAAATTAAAACTCCCTGAAATGATAGAAGACGATAAATTCGTATATCTCGGTAATAATCCTATAAAACAGCTTGAAATAAATAAAGTCTTAAAACTTATAGACAAAACAAAAACTCCTATGGGAAGACGTCTTATAAAAGAGAGACTTTATAACCCTATCCATGACAAAGACGAATTAGAAAGACGCTACAAAAGTGTCGAATATATGCTAAAAAGATATAAAGAGTTTGAAGAGTTTATAAGAGATATTTACGATATCGAAAAACTCAACAGAAAAATAAAAATTAAAAAACTTCATCCTTTTGAGATAAATTTCTTGCTGACCTCTTTAAAATCGAGCGAAAAAATCTACACGAAACTTCGCAGAAAAACGACAAAAATAGATAATTTCATAGAGTATTTGCAAAATACATTCGATACCGACAAATTGGGAGTTAAATTCGAAGATATAAAAGAGTCGTTTTTTAAAAAAGGTGTGGATAGAGAGCTTGACGAGCTTGTAAAAGAGAGGGATTATTATCTAAAAGAATTATTAAAAATCAAAGAAAAAATCGAATCTTTAGGGGATGTAAAAGTAGAGTGCGGAGTATTGGATAAAGAAGGGCACTATTTTTCGCTTACAAAAAACAGATTCAATCTCATAAAACAGAGATTTTTAGATACTTTTATGGAGATTGACAATAAAAAGATATTTTTTAGCGATTTTAATATCAAACAACTGACAAACAGCGTAAAAATCACCGGCGGAATAATAGACGAACTTAGCGAAAAAATTTTAGCGCTCGAAGCGAAAATCGTAACGGCTACATCAAAACTTTTCTTAAAAACTCTCGAAGAAATCGAGAAAAAGTTCGACTTTTTAGATGAGCTTGCAAGAGAAATAGCAAAAATAGACGTAGCTATAAGCTCCGCAAAAGTCGCAAAAACATACAATTACTTTAAACCTACTCTTAATGAAAAAAGAGTATTCAAGAACTTAAGACATCCTTTAATAGAAGTCAATCAAGAAAACGGCGTTTACGTTCCCAATGACGTCGATTTTAGCGAATATGACGGAATGCTGCTTTACGGGATAAACAGCTCGGGAAAAAGCTCGCTTATGAAGAGTGTAGGTATTGCCGTATTTTTGGCTCAAAGCGGTTTTTTCGTACCGGGTGAAATAGAACTTAATCCTTACAGAGGAATTTTTACACGTATTGAAGCCAAAGATAATCTCTCAAAAGGGCTTTCGACTTTTGCTGTTGAGATGCTTGAACTCAAAAACATCTTCAACCGCGCAAACAAAGACTCTTTGGTTTTAGGAGACGAAATAGCCCACGGTACCGAAACTCTTTCGGCTTTAAGCATTGTCGCAAGTGCCGTTATAAAGCTTGCGAAGAAAAAAATCAATTTCGTTTTTGCTACGCATTTGCATCAGTTAATGGACTTGGAAGAGATAAAAAGTTTGCCTAATGTAGTTGCGAAACATCTTGAAGTGTGGTTTGACGGCGAAAAGCTTATTTATGATAGAAAACTCAAAGACGGAAGCGGCAGCAGCGTTTACGGGCTTGAGTTTGCAAAATCGATATATATGGACGAAGAATTTTTAAAAACGGCGGAAAATATAAGAAAAAAATTAAGTGAAGAATACAGTGCGCTTGAACTTCTTATCAAGAAAAAGCGCTCTCGCTACAACAAAAACCTTTATGTTACAACCTGTGCGATTTGCGGCAAGGTGGTGGAAGACGTACATCATATCGTAGAAAAAGAAAAAGCAAAAGAGGGCTTTGTGGGACATATGAATATCAACCACAAATACAATCTTATTCCTCTTTGTAAAAAACATCACAAAATGGTACACGAAGGAAAAATCAGAATCACCGGATTTGTTACAACCAGCAAAGGAATCGAGCTTCACTGGGAGGAGGTTGATTAA
- a CDS encoding MarC family protein, producing MDFFSVFVTLFLIMDPFGNLPVIISLLKDYDKKKRIEIITKELAISLFVIFIFIFFGKSLMHLLGLREESISIAGGIILFLIAIKMIFPSSEPMFGAQNEPFIVPIAIPMIAGPSLLATLLLFSTNYDLKIVISAAFAAWVASAAIIIFFIQLSKYIPYKFFSAMEKLMGMILIALAVQMLLEGISKYLHIQG from the coding sequence ATGGATTTTTTCTCCGTTTTCGTGACACTTTTTCTCATTATGGACCCGTTTGGCAATCTGCCGGTGATTATTTCTTTACTCAAAGATTACGATAAGAAAAAACGAATCGAAATTATCACAAAAGAACTTGCAATTTCTCTCTTTGTAATTTTTATTTTTATATTTTTCGGCAAAAGTTTAATGCATCTATTGGGTCTAAGAGAAGAATCCATATCGATTGCCGGAGGAATAATTCTATTTTTAATCGCTATAAAAATGATATTTCCAAGCTCCGAGCCGATGTTCGGAGCACAAAACGAGCCTTTTATAGTGCCTATCGCAATTCCGATGATAGCGGGACCTTCATTACTTGCGACGCTTCTTTTGTTTTCGACTAATTATGATTTAAAAATAGTAATCTCGGCGGCATTTGCAGCATGGGTGGCAAGTGCTGCGATAATAATATTTTTCATTCAGCTTTCAAAATACATCCCTTATAAATTTTTTAGCGCAATGGAAAAACTCATGGGTATGATTCTTATCGCCCTTGCCGTTCAGATGTTGCTTGAGGGAATCTCAAAATATCTTCATATACAAGGATAA
- a CDS encoding MFS transporter, producing MKFQKSKVLLISFAHFTHDIFSALLAPILPLLIDKMGITLTQASLFDIARKLPALFNPVLGIVAERTNAKYFVILAPAVTAISMGLLGVVNSYFLALLLLFIAGISATFFHIPSPAMIKEFSGDESGKGMSYFMAAGESARTIGPLLAAAVISMWGLEGILRLSVLGIIASIFLYIKLKDYTPKYQAKKFETTQIKDTLRKVSPFFIKLGSFMMLNYTSKFSLSLFLPVYLTQHGKSAEFGAIAFGIMQAGGILGAFFGGRISDKIGRKKALLFQAIGASLFLALFLVMNSIFVLPFLGFFLFSQSPVLLAFTHDLKTDTPNFINSLYMFINFGISSLIVLFAGILGQHLGLFKTFEIAAILTLLSIPFIYTIKTQ from the coding sequence ATGAAATTTCAAAAATCAAAAGTATTACTGATATCTTTTGCTCATTTTACGCATGATATCTTCTCAGCTCTTCTTGCTCCTATTCTTCCTCTTTTGATAGACAAAATGGGAATTACGCTAACACAGGCAAGTCTTTTTGACATAGCAAGAAAACTACCAGCCCTTTTTAACCCCGTTTTGGGAATAGTGGCAGAGCGCACCAACGCAAAATATTTCGTAATCCTCGCTCCTGCCGTAACTGCTATATCCATGGGACTTTTGGGAGTTGTAAATTCATACTTTTTAGCACTGTTGCTGCTTTTTATTGCAGGTATCAGCGCTACTTTTTTTCATATCCCAAGCCCCGCTATGATAAAAGAATTCTCAGGCGATGAGAGCGGCAAAGGAATGAGCTATTTTATGGCGGCGGGTGAAAGCGCGAGGACGATAGGACCTCTGCTTGCCGCGGCGGTTATATCCATGTGGGGACTTGAAGGGATTTTGAGACTTTCGGTCTTAGGGATAATCGCTTCTATTTTTCTTTATATCAAACTAAAAGACTACACGCCAAAATACCAAGCAAAAAAATTCGAAACAACACAAATCAAAGATACACTAAGAAAAGTCAGCCCGTTTTTTATAAAGCTTGGCTCTTTTATGATGTTAAACTACACTTCAAAATTTTCCCTTAGCCTCTTTTTACCGGTATATCTGACCCAGCACGGGAAAAGCGCGGAGTTTGGGGCTATTGCTTTTGGTATTATGCAAGCGGGAGGAATTTTGGGGGCGTTTTTTGGAGGTAGGATATCGGATAAAATAGGCAGAAAAAAAGCACTGCTTTTTCAGGCTATTGGTGCGAGTTTATTTTTGGCGCTCTTTTTAGTTATGAATTCTATATTCGTACTTCCGTTTTTGGGATTTTTTCTTTTTTCTCAATCACCCGTACTTCTTGCTTTCACACACGACCTAAAAACCGATACCCCGAATTTCATCAACAGCCTTTATATGTTTATTAATTTCGGTATCAGCTCTTTAATCGTTCTTTTTGCGGGGATTTTGGGACAGCATTTGGGATTATTCAAAACATTCGAAATTGCAGCGATTTTGACACTTCTGTCAATTCCTTTTATCTATACGATAAAAACTCAATAG
- a CDS encoding Fic family protein has translation MDYQQKIEELLKFFKYSTKLAQALGVSRMSLINWRDGGNISEENRFKIDVLYNKYIFIPALKKEEVEKYVKKIISLDDSRYLRNIDLIEEVSKIQAFGSYEIEVSDSNEEEFEKIIEGRYIQKDIEKRKLLEMNNLAFLTKQIIEQTIEGKIEKITTDLIKKWHFGLFLGIREDAGEYSKHIRKIKNSDLTLTHPEDIEEEMEYWVKLYGNVSNIYDIAKAHEHFELIHPFGDGNGRVGRLIMAHQFVKLNLLPPLINAQNKSFYYMTLEKAQKEGDILPLAYFLANAIEEMRKRVY, from the coding sequence TTGGATTATCAACAAAAAATTGAAGAATTGCTTAAATTTTTTAAGTATTCTACTAAGCTTGCCCAAGCTTTGGGTGTAAGTCGTATGAGTCTTATTAATTGGCGCGACGGAGGTAATATAAGTGAAGAGAATAGATTTAAAATTGACGTGTTGTATAACAAGTATATTTTTATTCCGGCTTTAAAAAAAGAAGAAGTTGAAAAATATGTCAAAAAGATTATTTCCCTTGATGATAGCAGATATTTAAGAAACATTGATTTGATTGAAGAGGTTAGCAAAATTCAAGCATTCGGTTCGTATGAAATTGAGGTTTCTGATTCGAATGAAGAGGAGTTTGAAAAAATTATAGAGGGTAGGTATATTCAAAAAGATATAGAAAAAAGAAAACTTCTTGAAATGAATAACCTTGCTTTTTTAACTAAACAAATTATCGAACAAACTATAGAAGGTAAAATTGAAAAAATAACCACCGATTTAATTAAAAAATGGCATTTCGGGTTGTTTTTGGGTATAAGAGAGGATGCCGGAGAGTATTCAAAACATATAAGAAAAATCAAAAATTCGGATTTAACCTTAACTCATCCTGAAGATATAGAAGAAGAGATGGAGTATTGGGTAAAACTATACGGAAACGTATCTAATATTTATGATATTGCAAAAGCTCATGAGCATTTTGAATTAATTCATCCTTTTGGGGATGGAAACGGAAGAGTAGGCAGACTTATTATGGCTCATCAGTTTGTCAAATTAAATTTATTGCCGCCTCTTATTAATGCACAAAACAAATCTTTTTATTATATGACTCTTGAAAAAGCGCAAAAAGAAGGTGATATTTTGCCGCTTGCATATTTTTTGGCGAATGCTATAGAAGAAATGAGAAAAAGAGTCTATTGA
- a CDS encoding N5-glutamine methyltransferase family protein, with protein MKIKDFIKERDGIYILEKVLNKDKTWIYLNDNIEVPKEAIEILEKVKKGYPIEYIFEEVWFYGDKFYIKEGVLIPRDDTEVVVERAIKLINGKCKMENGCRVVDCCTGSGVIAIEVAKHTNSKVLATDISDTAIEVARKNIMLSGVQEKVKVVKADLLDVRGLRDSDLISVKSRASQEKIEQNDILQYNDIEENIKNFGFEIEKGLIKGDILLSNPPYVENSWKKPNVYEPDIAFFGGDDGLDIVRKLINYAIALKYKALVLEIGYNQKKSLSEYLEGKVKSFEFFEDLAGNIRGVEIIV; from the coding sequence ATGAAAATAAAAGATTTTATAAAAGAAAGAGATGGAATTTACATCTTAGAAAAAGTACTAAATAAAGACAAGACCTGGATATACTTAAACGATAATATTGAAGTACCAAAAGAGGCAATTGAGATACTTGAGAAGGTAAAAAAAGGGTACCCGATTGAGTATATTTTTGAAGAAGTGTGGTTTTATGGAGATAAGTTTTATATAAAAGAAGGTGTGCTGATTCCAAGAGACGATACGGAAGTGGTGGTAGAAAGAGCTATAAAATTAATAAATGGAAAATGTAAAATGGAAAATGGATGCAGGGTGGTGGATTGCTGTACGGGAAGCGGAGTGATAGCGATAGAAGTTGCAAAACATACGAATTCAAAAGTTTTGGCTACGGATATAAGCGACACAGCTATAGAAGTTGCGAGAAAAAATATTATGTTAAGTGGAGTGCAAGAAAAAGTAAAAGTAGTGAAAGCCGACTTGTTGGATGTGAGAGGTTTGAGAGATTCGGATTTAATATCTGTAAAAAGTAGGGCAAGTCAAGAGAAAATAGAACAAAATGATATTTTGCAATACAATGATATTGAAGAAAATATCAAAAATTTCGGTTTTGAGATTGAAAAAGGTTTGATAAAGGGTGATATTTTACTCTCCAATCCTCCGTATGTGGAAAACAGCTGGAAAAAGCCGAATGTTTATGAGCCCGATATTGCTTTTTTCGGAGGAGATGACGGGCTTGATATAGTAAGGAAACTGATAAATTATGCTATTGCTTTGAAATATAAAGCCTTGGTTTTGGAGATAGGTTATAATCAAAAGAAAAGTTTAAGTGAGTATTTGGAAGGAAAAGTTAAAAGTTTTGAATTTTTTGAGGATTTGGCGGGAAATATTAGAGGCGTTGAGATAATAGTGTAA
- a CDS encoding Wadjet anti-phage system protein JetD domain-containing protein, giving the protein MTKKRFYRIIKEVKNGIVENSKDRKDLVKLIDEFSKKEDVFRYFVRFRGKEVIINDEKIFGRFIESILGCKFEDFGEVESKKELAEIFKDTKAKNLHTSDITIIHRKRNALPQIFYDEFEPKISGRVVVVENYESFLRIDFELFKEVDFIYLGGYSNKKTAEFLRDKDILFFGDFDFYGMMIFDSIKCKSKEFFVPENLEELFIKYPNQKLYLKQKFIEDKVKKVDAVYELIKNHSAVVEQEVLNK; this is encoded by the coding sequence ATGACTAAAAAAAGATTTTACCGCATAATAAAAGAAGTAAAAAACGGAATTGTAGAAAATAGCAAAGACAGAAAAGATTTGGTAAAACTTATTGATGAATTTAGCAAAAAAGAGGATGTTTTTAGGTATTTTGTAAGGTTTAGGGGTAAAGAGGTTATTATTAATGATGAAAAAATTTTTGGGAGGTTTATTGAAAGTATTCTTGGATGTAAGTTTGAAGATTTTGGAGAGGTTGAAAGCAAAAAAGAACTCGCAGAAATTTTTAAGGATACGAAAGCCAAAAATCTTCACACAAGCGATATTACGATAATACATAGAAAAAGAAATGCACTTCCTCAAATTTTTTATGATGAATTTGAGCCTAAAATTAGCGGCAGGGTTGTTGTGGTTGAGAATTATGAGAGTTTTTTGAGGATTGATTTTGAGTTGTTTAAAGAAGTGGATTTTATATATCTTGGGGGATATAGCAATAAAAAAACGGCTGAGTTTTTAAGAGATAAAGATATATTGTTTTTTGGGGATTTTGATTTTTACGGGATGATGATATTTGATTCGATTAAGTGTAAAAGCAAAGAATTTTTTGTGCCTGAAAACTTAGAAGAGCTTTTTATAAAATATCCAAATCAAAAACTTTACCTCAAACAAAAGTTTATTGAAGATAAAGTAAAAAAAGTGGATGCTGTATATGAATTAATCAAAAACCATTCAGCCGTAGTAGAGCAGGAGGTACTTAATAAATGA
- a CDS encoding McrC family protein has translation MKKINNKHFQIIEYEEINKKNINKKYFKELEEIAQTTEFLSYSKKGVLKSQNYVGIIQTKSGFVLEIFPKISVGNDTYKESKIILIEMIKTLKNHPFKKLSTANLKTEKMSLLEIFVSFFLNELDKLVKKGIKRDYISIQENQKFLKGKLLINEHIKNNLVHKERFFVEYDEYIEDILENRVIKTTLIKLNKLSKNLENQRRIREFMFVFDDVGEIRSLSELKKIHIDRSKKYYENVIEICKVFLDNKSFTPYKGESISFAILFDMNKLFESFVGYWFKKYCDKVKLQHKKYYLFDVDKKYRLTPDIVIENKIFDTKWKIIESLDDILGNDFYQMFAYSQKYSSKEVTLIFPRVYNIEEQEFGFDEEYKLKVRFIDLKNCEKEVKRIIND, from the coding sequence ATGAAGAAAATCAATAATAAACATTTTCAAATTATAGAGTATGAAGAGATAAATAAAAAAAATATTAATAAAAAATATTTCAAAGAGCTTGAAGAAATAGCACAAACTACTGAGTTTTTATCGTATTCTAAAAAAGGGGTTTTGAAATCTCAAAACTATGTAGGAATTATCCAGACAAAAAGCGGATTTGTGCTTGAGATATTTCCTAAAATTTCTGTTGGTAATGATACTTACAAAGAAAGTAAAATAATCTTAATTGAGATGATAAAAACTCTTAAAAATCATCCTTTTAAAAAACTTTCAACCGCAAATCTAAAGACTGAGAAAATGTCTCTTTTAGAGATTTTTGTCTCTTTTTTTCTAAATGAACTTGATAAATTGGTTAAAAAAGGAATAAAAAGAGACTACATTTCCATTCAGGAAAATCAAAAATTTTTAAAAGGCAAACTTTTAATTAACGAACATATTAAAAACAATTTAGTACATAAAGAGAGATTTTTTGTGGAGTATGACGAATATATCGAAGATATCTTGGAAAATAGAGTTATAAAAACAACTCTTATAAAATTAAATAAACTCTCAAAAAATTTAGAAAATCAACGTAGAATTAGGGAATTCATGTTTGTTTTTGATGATGTGGGTGAAATTAGAAGTTTGTCAGAATTAAAAAAAATTCATATCGACAGAAGTAAAAAATATTATGAAAACGTGATTGAGATATGTAAGGTGTTTTTGGATAACAAATCTTTTACTCCTTATAAAGGTGAAAGTATTTCATTTGCAATTCTTTTTGATATGAATAAGCTGTTTGAAAGTTTTGTCGGGTATTGGTTTAAAAAATATTGTGATAAAGTAAAACTTCAGCATAAAAAATATTATCTTTTTGATGTGGATAAAAAATATCGCCTCACTCCTGATATTGTTATTGAAAATAAGATTTTTGATACAAAATGGAAGATAATTGAATCTTTAGATGATATTTTAGGAAATGACTTTTATCAAATGTTTGCATATTCGCAAAAATATTCTTCAAAAGAAGTGACTTTGATTTTTCCGAGGGTTTATAATATTGAAGAACAAGAGTTTGGGTTTGATGAAGAATATAAATTGAAAGTAAGGTTTATTGATTTGAAAAATTGCGAAAAAGAGGTTAAGAGGATAATAAATGACTAA
- a CDS encoding McrB family protein codes for MILDINGFKRFCKNINFIKSMDTYISYLKRGFEIINKLNLNIHEFDNDEFKEKFQEYVEKNKLHPDLYNDFKSAYRKYLEYQNNFYGDSINEEEIKKRYESLYKEIQKYGPLVVKTLEGNPFAIDINSSSLVTIGDGGNGQERMSISLNKILRIMFEKEDYTYPSYEPVIIQLLLNKYHDTKEFSMKESKLMNHENNNKPKTSLNQILYGPPGTGKTYSVIESAVEIIEEVMPSSREEAKEKFKKYQKEGQIEFVTFHQSYSYEEFVEGLKAKTDEEGNVYYEIDDGIFKELSNKAKKNLYTYKNRKRKKSFEEVFKEKIIDKLEAEEKIKIPLKRKNIYVYEVTDRSIKFEKENGDISHTLSIKTLKDIYNSEDVKSRIVGGLEPYYQGVLNYLKSDSEVDSDEVLKNYILIIDEINRGNISKIFGELITLIEKDKRLGNKEEMRVKLPYSKEDFGVPKNLYIIGTMNTADRSIALMDTALRRRFEFVEMMPEYDELPNIEDIDISEMLKAMNERIEFLYDRDHTIGHAYFINIETFEELKEVFKNKIIPLLQEYFYDDWEKINLVLNNNGFIKEKEFKYLGKLADDEKIVYEIDKNAFEEIENYKKIYNEENQ; via the coding sequence ATGATATTGGATATTAATGGCTTTAAAAGGTTTTGTAAAAATATAAATTTTATCAAGTCAATGGATACATATATATCCTATTTAAAAAGAGGATTTGAAATAATAAATAAATTAAATTTAAATATCCATGAATTTGACAATGATGAATTTAAAGAAAAATTTCAAGAATATGTAGAAAAGAATAAATTGCATCCTGATCTATATAATGATTTTAAATCAGCATACAGAAAATATTTAGAATATCAGAATAATTTTTATGGAGATTCAATAAATGAAGAAGAAATAAAAAAAAGATATGAAAGTTTATATAAAGAAATTCAAAAATACGGACCTCTTGTGGTGAAAACATTGGAAGGAAATCCTTTTGCTATTGATATAAATTCTTCATCATTAGTCACAATAGGTGATGGAGGAAACGGTCAAGAACGTATGAGTATTTCATTAAATAAAATTTTAAGAATTATGTTCGAAAAGGAAGATTATACTTATCCTTCTTATGAACCCGTGATAATTCAATTATTATTAAATAAATATCATGATACAAAAGAATTTAGCATGAAGGAAAGTAAATTAATGAATCATGAAAATAACAATAAACCGAAAACTTCCCTCAACCAAATTTTATATGGACCTCCAGGTACAGGGAAGACATATAGTGTAATTGAGAGTGCTGTTGAGATAATTGAGGAAGTTATGCCAAGTTCAAGAGAAGAAGCAAAAGAAAAATTTAAAAAGTATCAAAAAGAGGGGCAAATAGAATTTGTGACATTTCATCAAAGCTATAGTTATGAAGAATTTGTGGAAGGTTTAAAAGCAAAAACAGATGAAGAGGGTAATGTTTATTATGAGATTGACGATGGGATTTTTAAAGAGTTGAGCAATAAAGCAAAAAAAAACTTGTATACATATAAAAATAGAAAAAGAAAAAAATCTTTTGAAGAAGTTTTTAAAGAAAAAATAATTGATAAATTGGAAGCTGAGGAAAAAATAAAAATTCCATTAAAAAGAAAAAATATTTATGTTTATGAAGTAACAGACAGAAGTATAAAATTTGAAAAAGAAAATGGAGACATAAGTCATACTCTTTCCATTAAAACTTTAAAAGATATTTATAATTCTGAAGATGTTAAATCCAGAATAGTTGGAGGTTTAGAACCTTATTATCAGGGAGTTTTAAACTATTTAAAAAGTGATTCAGAAGTTGATTCAGATGAAGTGTTAAAAAACTACATCCTCATAATCGACGAAATAAACCGCGGGAATATTTCTAAAATTTTTGGTGAACTTATTACATTGATTGAAAAGGATAAGAGGCTTGGGAATAAGGAAGAGATGAGAGTAAAACTTCCTTATAGCAAGGAAGATTTTGGGGTACCTAAAAATCTCTATATTATCGGGACAATGAATACTGCTGATAGAAGTATCGCTTTAATGGATACGGCTTTGAGAAGAAGATTTGAATTTGTTGAAATGATGCCAGAATATGATGAGTTACCAAATATTGAAGATATTGATATTTCAGAAATGCTAAAAGCTATGAATGAAAGAATTGAGTTTTTATACGACAGAGACCATACAATCGGGCACGCTTATTTTATAAATATTGAAACTTTTGAAGAGTTAAAAGAAGTTTTCAAAAATAAAATCATTCCTTTGCTTCAAGAGTATTTTTATGATGACTGGGAAAAGATTAATTTGGTTTTAAATAATAACGGATTTATAAAAGAAAAAGAGTTTAAATATTTAGGTAAGTTAGCCGATGATGAAAAAATAGTTTATGAAATAGATAAAAATGCTTTCGAAGAGATAGAAAATTATAAAAAAATATACAATGAAGAAAATCAATAA